The proteins below are encoded in one region of Dioscorea cayenensis subsp. rotundata cultivar TDr96_F1 chromosome 18, TDr96_F1_v2_PseudoChromosome.rev07_lg8_w22 25.fasta, whole genome shotgun sequence:
- the LOC120281997 gene encoding ultraviolet-B receptor UVR8-like isoform X6 produces the protein MSGRHEMEEDVGKGKIMEVSEKKEKKKKLMVLVWGYLPGASPQRSSILHPMAVPLPGSSTSGDSWRDVCGGGCGFAMAISESGKLLTWGSTDDMGQSYLTAGKHEDIPEAYPLPTEVAIVKAAAGWAHCAAVTAFGEVYTWGWKECVPSGTIIVDQNMEVPPDKDEKEVNPRSSSGTQSSNESRSAEESAKRRRLSSSRQGPESSTSGDETLSAPPCLVTLKTGVRITAVASGGRHTLALSDIGQVWGWGYGGEGQLGLGSRIRLVSSPHPVPCIELGAYGKDRPAALRRNIGSDEQVYKVIGSYVKTIACGGRHSIVVTDTGALLTFGWGLHGQCGQGSTDDELSPKCVPSLLTVKIKGVAAGLWHTICISAEGAIYAFGGNQFGQLGIGSDQAETLPKLVNPPCLENKKAKIVSCGARHSAITTEDGEVFCWGWNKYGQLGLGDAIDRNIPAIVQMETCCAINISCGWWHTSVLAESPT, from the exons ATGAGCGGGAGACACGAAATGGAAGAGGACGTGGGGAAGGGGAAGATCATGGAGGTCAgtgagaagaaggagaagaagaagaagctgatGGTGCTTGTGTGGGGTTACCTTCCTGGAGCCTCACCTCAGAGATCTTCTATTCTTCATCCCATGGCTGTCCCTTTGCCAGGCTCTTCAACCAGTGGGGACTCGTGGAGGGATGTGTGCGGTGGTGGATGCGGCTTTGCCATGGCTATCTCAG AATCTGGCAAGCTTCTTACTTGGGGTTCAACCGATGACATGGGTCAAAGTTATTTGACTGCAGGGAAGCATGAG GACATTCCAGAGGCGTATCCTCTCCCCACTGAAGTAGCTATAGTGAAGGCTGCTGCAGGGTGGGCTCACTGCGCTGCAGTTACag CTTTTGGAGAAGTCTACACATGGGGTTGGAAGGAGTGTGTGCCTTCTGGGACGATCATTGTAGACCAAAACATGGAAGTTCCCCCTGATAAGGATGAAAAAGAGG TGAACCCCAGGTCAAGTAGTGGAACTCAATCAAGTAATGAAAGCAGAAGCGCAGAGGAAAGTGCAAAGCGCAGGAGATTATCTTCATCTAGACAAGGACCAGAAAGCTCAACATCCGGTGATGAGACTCTGTCAGCTCCTCCATGTCTGGTAACTCTCAAAACAGGTGTGAGGATTACGGCGGTAGCTTCTGGTGGGCGTCATACATTGGCATTGTCAG ACATTGGCCAGGTTTGGGGTTGGGGCTATGGCGGGGAAGGGCAGCTTGGTTTAGGTTCTCGTATTCGCTTGGTGTCATCTCCTCATCCAGTTCCTTGCATTGAATTGGGTGCTTATGGAAAGGACCGACCAGCAGCTTTGAGAAGGAACATTGGTTCAGATGAGCAGGTTTATAAGGTCATTGGAAGCTACGTGAAGACCATTGCTTGTGGGGGGCGTCACAGCATCGTTGTCACTG ATACTGGCGCATTACTAACTTTTGGTTGGGGACTTCATGGGCAG TGCGGGCAAGGTAGTACAGATGATGAGTTGAGTCCAAAATGTGTCCCATCTCTTCTCACTGTTAAAATTAAAGGAGTTGCTGCTGGCTTGTGGCATACCATTTGCATCTCCGCTGAAGGCGCCATCTATGCATTTGGTGGGAATCAGTTTGGGCAGCTGGGAATAGGTTCTGATCAAGCTGAG ACTTTGCCTAAACTGGTGAACCCTCCATGTTTGGAGAACAAGAAAGCCAAGATAGTCTCTTGTGGTGCTCGGCACAGTGCCATTACAACTG AGGATGGGGAGGTGTTCTGCTGGGGTTGGAACAAGTATGGTCAG CTTGGATTGGGTGATGCGATCGACCGGAATATACCGGCTATAGTTCAAATGGAGACATGCTGTGCAATCAATATCTCCTGTGGCTGGTGGCACACGTCGGTACTTGCCGAATCTCCCACTTGA